The genomic interval CGACACTCTCTGCATCGTATGTTTTGGCACCCTGGCTAAAGGTAAAGCTCAGCTCTGTGCTCGCGACAACACTGGGCATTCTCTTTTCTAGCTCGAGCTCAGCGGGAAGCATAAGCGCCCCCCTCACGCGGTCCGAGGTATGCACAGCCCAGTCACTGGCCTGGCGGGCGGTAATTCTGCTCAAGAGAGGCGCGGTGATGGCGTTGGTCAGCTGTTGCCAAATGTTGGTGTTTCTTGCGAACTCGGGCTCGGGACTGGAAGAACCGGATGTAGCCGATTTGACGGTGGCATTGAGAGCGCGGATCTGGTAGGGGGCCAGCTTGGGGTAAATGTCCTGGATATTATCCTTTTGGAAACGGGCTTCAACCTGGCTGGCGGGCTCGCCGATGACCTCGTTGAACTTGTCCCATTGCATGACGTGGATCTTCTCGGTGGCCGTGCTGATGATCCAGAAACCGGAGCGCGTGGTGCTAGCCTCCGTCTCCGAGACCCAGAAGAAATGGGAGCCGGGAGGAATGTCTCTTACGCCGACGAACTCGCGGGCGGTGAAGGAGACAGAATCGTAGCCCACGGTGAAGTGAGCAGGCAAGTCCATGACAAGGACAACATCTCCTCCTCCAAGCTGGTGTTCATGCTGAGAGGCCTGTGGGTTGGCGCTGGCGGCGACATCGAGAGACTCGATGGGTGCTAGAGGCGGGGGCTCGTCATCGTCGGGAACGGTGTTGGGGTCCATGGTGACTTGTTGCGACAGGGAGGAGTCGACGGGCTGGTGTACGTGCAAAGAGCCGAGAGGATGGGCACCGGTGACGCGGATGGATTTGCAGGATGGAGCTCTGGTGGAGACGGAAGAGTCGGACTTTGGCAGGCCCGAGTTTTTGAAAATGGCGGGCCGGAGAGGGGCGTCGATGGAGGCGCCGGCGGTCATCTTTTTGGAGATGGTGGGAGTGGTCCCCACTACCGTCCGAACCTTAGTTGAGAATCGTCGGATAACTCGAGGCCCGGAGAAAATGCGGCCTAATTCTGATGGGTATCAAGCGAATGATATAGCTGAATGGCTGTTACGAAAGCGACGTGTTGCTGAAGATTCTCGAGGAAGAGCTAGTCGTTGTTGGAAAAAAACAGAGGCCCACCGAGGAATTTTATTGTTGTGCTGGCGATGGAATGGGGTGCGGAAGAAGAGTGGGCGGTGAAAAAGACGAGGGAAGAACGAGTGACAATGATGCAGCTCGGGGCTGCCTGGAATGGCCGTTGGACAAATCCAGCCTATGAAAATACACTTTCTTGAGGAAAGTAGGTATCCGTAGGTAGACGCCGAAGTAGTTGGAAAAACGAGGTGCAGTTGAGAAATATCGAGCAGGTCGTCTGTAGCAGTCAAGGACAAGGAGGTAAGATAAGGTTGAGGTTGTTCCGGCCAAAAGACGCGACGGAGGGCACGCGGGGCAGCAAAGCAAGCCCTGACGCGACCGGATTGCGAGACCTGGAAGGTACAAAAAAAATCCAAGAGCAAtggaaagagagagaaaaagatCGAGAAATGTGACCCTGCCGAGGCAGCAACCAAGATTTATCAACGTCTGGTGCGGCCTACCTAACTCTTTCCCTCCCATGCTTATCCATCTTGACCTCCCCCCTTCCTTCCCCCTCCATCTCAACCGGGGGATTCCTTCCCTCAGACAACGATGAGGTAGACAGCAAATTTCCAACAAGAATAGACGGGTCCAGACCTTCCCCTCATCTAGCTTCGTTTCCGTTCGAGACAATGCGGCAACCCGGCGAAAACAAAAGGAAGGAAGGGGCCAGAGGGTGTTAGGTATGCGATACTTTAGCGACTCGTATGCTGCTGTCGTATGCCCGCTGTATCGGTACATGTTCCAGGTTTGAGAACTGCAGACTACGTCATGCGTAACCTCTGCTAAGATTACCTACCCATCTCACCTGGGTGGTGtggtgtggtggtggtggtggtggtggtggaagGTGGGAGAGGCGGAACGACACTACCGGACCGCCAGGGCCGCCAAAATGGAGACTCAGCACTGTAGATTCTCAGGTCCGTAGGCTTAAGTATTGGAGCGCCTCGGTAATGAGCTTGAGGTAAGCAAGGTGGATTGTCTTTTCGAAGCTTCAGGAGACTTGGGTGACTCGCAACCACAACGCAGACGAGCGAGCCTCAGAGCAGCGTTGCAATCTTACCAGGTACTCATTCATCGCTCCAGGCGAGCACCTACCTCAGTGCATGACCGTGGTCGTGGGGCGAGGAAGCAAGCCAACGAGAAACGTCTGGGTCGCAACTTGGGAGAAAGAGTGCTTGCTACCCTTCTCTAGCTCCCGCCATGAATGTCAAAACAAGACCCGACTGCCATCCCGTTAATCCGTCCCAAAAATTGGGGTCAGGTGCGGAGGACGAACAGCGGCATCGATACGGGTACATATAAACCGACAAACAACCCAAAAATGCCCACCGTCCACTTGGTGGAGCATCCACCCGCCGTTCGGTTCCGTAAAGCAACCAACGTCTTCTTCTCCCGTCTCTTACCCTCCCGCCCCGCCCCGAAGCGACATCCGTAATCCTCCCCATCCCCACACCTTCCCCCGGAACTCGGAAAACCCGCATCTCACAAACAAACCACCACCAGAGAAAActccccaccaccaccaacccGTCCACGATATCCGTAGAAGAACCCATTTTTTCTCGCCCATGCATCCCATGGTCCCTTCACGTTACAATTGGGGGCCAAAAAACACAAAACAAGACGGGTGCTTGACACGTGTACCTGACATTAAGGAAAAAGGAGACTACGGGATGTAGTTTAAACGCAATAAACTAACATGAACGCTAGTATCATCGACACCAAGGATTAAATgcggaagaaaaaaaaagaagcatTCTTCACCTCCTGCATCTTTAACCCTGTGCCCTGCCCCCGAATTCCCGTCACCACCCCGCCGTTCCATTCACTCGGGTTTTCCATTTTCCAAACCATAAAAACTCCACAACCGCGTCGGCGCCAAAAGGCAGCAAGCAAACTCAATCAAAAAAACAAGAGCCCATATGCAGGGTCTCGTGTGTTTGGCGCGGCCCCCAATACAACCGTTGAGCCACCAACGGGAAAAAACAGGGAAAGAGGGGTCCGCTGTGCCGTCCTGTTTAAAACCACAAAGGTGACCTGGTGTTTGTTTGTTTGCTTATTTGATTCCTGTACCCGGAGTACAACACAACCCAAAATTTAAACAAcaacaaaaaaaaaaccggCCGTTTGGATGCAGCACTTCGCACCCTTCGGCGTGTTGGTTTTCTGGGTGGGTGTGTGTACGTGTACGAGGAATACCTTGAGCGAAGTGACTTCGATAATTGACCCAATAATCATTTCGCACCGTCGTCGCCGCCCAAATAAATTCAACGTAGGTGCACATGATGTTCCTTCTCTCATACGCACCCCCTCTCACCTGTATCACCGACTGCATCGCTCCTTCCTTACTCAATGTTCCATAAGGTTGTGCTCCCTCGCACTTCCCTCGTCATCGCATCTGAGCCAACCAGCATTCCGTCGGAAAAGAAGCACTGCGTTGACTCTATTTTGAACGCCAACGCCAACACCAACACATGCTCACCGACTCTTTTCCATCCTAGACATCCACGACATCCCAATCCCTCCACCTCGAAAGGAGGGGCAGAAGCAACGCCTCGTTGTCACCAGCAAGTCTGTCCTCACTCTCCAACCCCACCGAATCCTGCATATGCACAGAACTCGAAAGGAAAACATCGATAGAAGCAGAGAGGAAGGCAAACAAGCAAGCCGAAGGTTTGCACAAGCTTTTTCAAAAGAAGCAGCGGCCCCTGTCAATCACCCGTCAATAACCAGAACTCTACTTTCGTCCTTCCCTTCCCCCCCCTCTTCTTCCGACTTTGCCTTTCTTCTCTTGAAGTGCAGATGCATTATAAGACCGGGAACCTTGGAAGTGTATTGGCTAACAAACTCCCGGAACTTCACATGTATGTCCGGTCCCGCAACTCAAAAACTCTTTTCGGCGGCCTCTCCTGTTCTCTTGTCCTCTCTTTCtgccttttcttttcccccgTTACTGCGATACATACACCTTGACAATCATAGAGACCCTGAGAATAATGAGGAAAACCAAGATGCCACCTCGAGAGCTTCACTTAACCAGGTCCTCATTCCAAAACTCTTCACCAACAACCAGAGCAACAATCCCATTGTCATTCGTCAACCAAACACCCCTTCCTTCTACCTTATTCCATGCGGCTATCCGCACCGCACCTATGTCCTACCACAAACAACCCCTCATTCACATCAACGTAAGAATAAGCAGCGCCACTCATCCATCCCCATGTCACCACGGCTCCCACACACGTACACACACATACTCttccacacacacacacacactcatGCACACGCGAGTAAACCGACCGACCGACCGACCGACTCCCGTAGCGTCAGTTACACATAGATCCTTTCTCTCCGAGCCAACCTACTAAGCCAAACCCCAGCTTAGCTTCCCTCCCCCgctcctcccctcccctccattcccctccctccctccGCCCCAGCCTGCCTTACCTACCAGCGCTAGCTGACCCAACTCTACACTAAAACCGTTTGGCgagaaaaaaataaaatccaacaccaacaccaaACACCAACACATTGGGAGCGAACCAACAAACCACAAAAGATCCTAAACTGAACCCTTGTCTCTTTTTCCCCGCGAAATCCTTGTCGACCATGCATGTAAGAAGTGCAATGCCGCTTGATGAAGGAAAATAAAACTAGGCTTGCAAGGGGAATGGTGCTACCAACCATTACGCCCACACTTTGCCATCTGCGTCATTGGACGACGGTTCAGCACCGATATATCCttgcccctcccccccccttcccctccCCCAAAATGGCAATTCTGCAACAATTCAGTTTGGCCTTCAGCTTCTTTCAGCTTTCAGCCTCACTGTACACACGGTGTTCGTCCAATTTTGACTCCTTGGTTTTTGTCATTGCAGGTTTGGGTAATTCATCACCACTCACAGCTTAGTCGTGCTCAGTTGTGAGTTACATCACGAGTCAGGCTGCCATGTAGGTATGTAGTGCTGTGAAAGAGGTGTATTTTCTCAAAAATCTTTTACATTTCCTTTTCCACCGCGAAAAAGCAAATCAACTGTCAAACGCATTCTGTCGACGCCCTGAACGTCCGTGTATGTATAGGTATCTCGGCCACTCCAAAGGTCCGTCCTTGCCAATCCTGTGCTTTCGCCCTCTACTGAGAAAAAAAGTCCCCATTTTCCGAAAATCCTTATCGCCATCCGAGAAGAGCAGCTCCCTCGAGGGACCTAAGTCTTGAAAAGGAAAAAGGTATCGTCTGCAAAGGATGGAGAGTTGGGGCGTCGATCGTGCTGAACCCCCCAGGCATCAGGCCGGTCGTCCTTTTCCCAATCATCACAGAGCATCTTTGTCCTCGATTGCTCGGGGCAAGACTGCTGTGAGATCAATGCCGAGCCCGTGACGTCTTTCAGATCGGAGCCGGTTTGCGCCCATGTCAAGAAACCCTCTCCAAACTGAGACCATAAATGGCCAACCAAAGCGAGCCTCCACCCGTTTCGTCAAATCATGACCCCTCTCAACCGTTCTCGTAAATGCAGAAACCACACCGGTCCAAGGAAAAAGCCGTTGCCCAATGCATCATCTTATGTGGGGAAAAGAAAACCGAGGAAGAAACATCAGCATCGCATCGCGATGTCAATGATCAAGCCTCAGACGGGTGTGCCTGAGGCGCCTGTGAAAATGTTGGTAACGCATCGAAACCATGCTGTGCGTGTACTCGATCGAAACGTGAAAATCCCAAAGCCATCAAGTGGCGGATATCGCTTCGTAAACCAGAATTTTGCCGCGCGTCTAGTAGCCGAAAGAAACGAAGTTGAAAGTTCGTAGTATAGACATTTACGGATGTGCGGCTGTCGTCGTGTGAAAGGGAACCCGATAATGTACAAGCTCATCTCCTCTTTCATCATTACGGTTGGGTCCTTTTCGTTGGCGTATCAGCCGTCCTCAGTGGCTTGAAGCCTGAGCACCGTTATCTGCCTATACAGTTAGTTGGCCGAGGTCAGTCACACGGACGATTCGAAACTCACGTGAGTTGTACATGCTCTGGTTCGGCTGGCCGTAGGGAGACTGAGGTTGGTAGTTGGCCGAGTACATGTGGGAGCCGTTGTACTCGGGCAGAGGCTGCTGCGCAACACCTCCAGACGGGGGCGCAGGGTACTGCGAAGGCTGATATCCGATGGGCGGCAACTGGACCTGGCGACCAGGCGCGTATGCAGAAGCTGACGATGAGCCATCGGGTGCAGACTGAGGATCACCTGAACCATTCTGGGCAGCGGCCTGTGCAGCGGCCGCAGCTTGACGCTGACGTTCGTCCTCGGCCTTGCGAgcggcctcctcctccttcttacGTTGCTTCCATTCCTTGCGAATTTCCTTGAACTCTGTTTCCCATAATGTTAGCCTCCGTGAATTGCGACAAGAGTGTCTTGACGCGTTTATCGTAAGTTTGTCGCGGACACTAGGCCATGTGCATGGATGGCACTGGGTCAAACAAGCGAAAAACCACGGCTCGCTAAACTGCGGGATGTACGACGCTAGTCCCGCGTACCGCTTGGCAGCGTGAACGCGAACGCGATTTCGACAAAATTCGCCACCAGCAACGACTCGGGATTTAGATTGTGCAGCAAAACGTACCTTCAGGTGTTCTCTTCTGTCCGTGAGACTGCATTGTGACGTGTGCGTTGAGATGGTTCAATGTGCCATAAGCCTTCTCGCAGCCATTCCAGCCGCACTTGTACATGCGCTCAATCTCCTCATATCGTCGACGGGGTCGCTTGTGCTGCTGGGCACCGGGAATTGGAACGAAAGAGTATACCTGGTTGCCAAACTGTTACGTCAGTACACTGGTTCCTCCATTGGACGACATTTCGCGCGTGTGCCAGTCTCCGACCCTGCGCCAACGGCCGTGCTGCCAAGTTAGTTCTGAAAGAACCCCCTCTCTTTGGATGGTTGCCTCTCAGATCCTGCAGCGCAGAGCACTGCTCGGATGAGTTACCGTAAATAGAGTCGGCGCAAACTTTTCCTCCTGACGCGCTGGCACACCTGAATTCATCGCCTGCTACCTTCACTTACCTGACTGGGTCGTCCCTGAGGAGGGGCAGAGCTCGGTGTCGGGGGAAAGACGTGGCTTGCGGGAGTCAGGGGACCGGCGCTGTGTTGGCCGTAGCCGGTCCAATCGGGACGGGGTTGGTAGGCGGGATGCTGGTAGGAGTGCGACATGTCTCCGGGGGGAGGACCGTAGGGAGAGTGTTGTCCGTACGCGTAGGTAGGACTCGGCGCCGCTATCGACGGATCTATGGGTACATCGTGGTCAGACTTGGCCAGAGGGACCTGATGGTTACGGCCATCTTGCTGGGGCAAAGACGGACTGCTTGCTTGTTGCGCCATGCCTCCGCTGCCACCGTTGTGGTTGCTAGCAGGATGGTATGATCGCTGAATGTGTTCAGGGAAGGATCCTGACCGCGCAGAAGGCGGGTAGACGCTGTACTCGGAGGTGGGCGTCGCTGAGGTAGAGTAGTTGCTGGGGCGAACCTCTTGTTGGGTCGCGTATTGCGCAGCAGATGCGTGATCTGCAGATGAACCTTCAGAACGGGTGTCGCCGCAGTTGCTTGGGTAAGGCGAAGGCAAACCTGACTGCGAGTACTCGGTAGCACTGCGTTCCATAGAGGTGCTGAGCGAAGTCAGGAGCGAGCTGATGGCAGCGGCTTCTGGGCGGGAACCTCCAAGCTGTGGCGAGCCTGAAGAGAGCAGTGATGCGTGGTTGTCAACGAACTGGTGTTGCGTTGGGACCAAGAACATGCTACAGTTCAGAGGAACGTCTTGGGTCGCAAAGAATTGGCCGGAGAGTCCTTAGTTCTCAAGCCAACGGGGAAATGGTTCGCAGGTTCGTGGTAGGCGGTTCCTTTTCTCTTCTTTTCCGGATGCAAGAGCGGTCGATGGGATGGCTCAGGAAGCGGTCTTTCAAGTAGCGGGAGCGGGTTGGGCTTGCACTTGAAGAACGAAAAGAAGGATAATGGAagaagtaatagtagtagtagacaAGTGATGTCGGGAGTGAAGTGAGACTTGAGGCGGCGCGACGATGGTGTATAAAGATGGCGGCCAAGATAGCGCGGGCCACCCAAGGGCTCGGGTTTATGGTTAAATGGGGATGTGATGACAACAAAGTCGCTAGCCACGGCCCTGAGCGAGGATCTCTCAAAGTGGCAAGGATAGCGTTGTCTTTGCCAGATCACGGAAAGgacgcctcttttttttttttctctttcctCTGGCTCTTACTCGCTTTGGCTGAGAAAGAGGTTGACGGTATTGCCTGGGGAGAGCGACACTAAAATAGTGCGCTAAGTAGTAATGGATGGGCTGGGCTCTCCGCTTGAGTTCAGGCCGAGCGAGTCCTTAGCGTCTGGATCGGAGATAGGACAGGGGTGGGAAGGCCCACGAGCTGGGTGTGTGTATGGAACCTGGGCCAAAGGCGGCGAACAGTGCCGTAGGCGTATGAGAGggtaggtactccgtacaccgAGGAGAGGGAGACTAAAGGTTGAGTGGGGTTGGCGAGGAGGATGGGATGTCGAAGGGTTCCTCTTTGCGTATAGCGTAGGGTGTGCCTCTTCTTTGATCGGGGTTGGCGTGTGTCTGGATTTGGCCTGGTGTAGAGGTCGGGACCTGACTTGACGAGATGGCAGATGGGAGTCCCGAGAAAGCAACTGACTCTTGTCTGATCTGGCTGGCGGGATGCAGGAGACTGTGGGATGCAGGTGCTGCAACGCAGAAGAAGCGACTGAGCGCGGTGTGCTGCAGTGCGGAGGAGGGTGGTGATGAGTTGGGTGATGCGTTGGTTGGTGCAGGAGCAGTGCGCACTCACTCACACGCAGCAAGAGCGAGGAGAATCTGGTACAGCCAGCACAGCTTTCGACAGGCTGGGTGAGGTACGGTAGTGTCGTGTCGGGTGATAGAGAGAGGTGTAGGAATACTCCGTAGACTGTATGTACGGTAGCTAAGGTAGCTGAGTGGTGGGTGCTGATGCTTCGATGCTCGTGCGGTAGGGGGGCGTGGTTGACCTTGGCCTTGGTACGAAAGTAGGTACGTAGTCTACGGATACTGGAGGGCGAGATGGGTGGGTGAGTGGGCTGGTGGGCACGAGTGGTGGCGGAGGGTGGATGCTCCTTCCTCTGGTCTTTCCGACTTTACTCGACTTGACGACGTCGACGAGTGAGGTACGTGCTcgtgctgccgctgccgctgccgaaTGCTGGAAGCAAAGAGCGTGCGTGCGTGCGTGCGTGTGTCTTGCGTAGTGCGTTTTCCCGTGGTGCTAGTCAGAGGAAAGAGAAGTAGCGCGCGCGGGCGGAGCGTGTGagtgtgtgtatgtgtgtggTAGTGAGATGAAAGAAGAGCGAGATGAAGATGGGGTAAATTTTTTTTCTGTTGTCGAGTGAGCCTCTCTTACTCTCTGAGTTCTGGCGCGTCTGGtctttctttctctctttctcctTCTCGCTCAGCTCGGTGAAGCACCAGTGTGTGGGAAATGTGAAGGGGGAAGGCGAAGCTAAGGAAGGGGGTAAGGGGGTAAACCCAATGAAGGTTTATGACGAGGGGAGTTCGATCTTAGCGCCGTTCCCGGGAGGAAGACGAATTTAATACTTGCGACGGAAGAGGGATAGGAAGAATGGGGTAAGCTTGAGAGAgaggagaaagagagagagagagagaaataaTGGAACGCCTGAATGACGGGTCAGCGCGAGGGCTGATTTGCAGCAGGTGGAGACGCGTCGA from Colletotrichum lupini chromosome 2, complete sequence carries:
- a CDS encoding AAR2 protein, whose product is MTAGASIDAPLRPAIFKNSGLPKSDSSVSTRAPSCKSIRVTGAHPLGSLHVHQPVDSSLSQQVTMDPNTVPDDDEPPPLAPIESLDVAASANPQASQHEHQLGGGDVVLVMDLPAHFTVGYDSVSFTAREFVGVRDIPPGSHFFWVSETEASTTRSGFWIISTATEKIHVMQWDKFNEVIGEPASQVEARFQKDNIQDIYPKLAPYQIRALNATVKSATSGSSSPEPEFARNTNIWQQLTNAITAPLLSRITARQASDWAVHTSDRVRGALMLPAELELEKRMPSVVASTELSFTFSQGAKTYDAESVGAQRTEQAVDATAHLLSSGATDDDVVGELQFAFIVGMHLGNEACIQQWWHMLVSVILKSYTLPLKRPELARSLLQTITAQLVYNERYLDGSVLDYGPSYARDLRMALIVYKRRLNEVLLGLNSLATPEQAAVGQAFSELETWVWKFGWDIRSDYLRKGKTMLEDGEEVELEMDDLEAEDERGEFAAVVVELDESGKQKDLVSWD